From bacterium, one genomic window encodes:
- a CDS encoding methylenetetrahydrofolate reductase, protein MKQPFKDALKSGEFIITSEIGPPKGTNIEKMVHHIEMLRDKVHGLNVTDNQSSVMRLSSLAACHIIKDYGGEPILQMTCRDRNRMALQSDLLSAYVLGVHNVLCLTGDHISLGDHKGSKQVFDLDSVQLISAVKTLTQGKDLGGTQLDGGVEFCIGATATPEADRMDSQLLKFRKKIKAGAEFFQTQAVYNMDMLKKFMEYARQFDVKILAGILVLTGVGMAKYLNANVAGVTVPQELIDEMASVEKGKALQKGIEIAARQIKQIKQENICSGIHIMAIGKEEIVPEILEMASV, encoded by the coding sequence ATGAAACAGCCATTTAAAGATGCCCTTAAATCAGGCGAATTTATCATTACTTCGGAGATTGGGCCGCCAAAAGGAACAAATATTGAGAAGATGGTTCATCATATTGAGATGTTGAGAGACAAAGTGCATGGGTTGAATGTTACGGATAATCAATCATCGGTAATGCGACTTTCTTCTCTTGCCGCCTGTCATATTATCAAGGATTATGGTGGTGAACCAATTTTACAAATGACCTGCCGTGACCGAAATCGAATGGCATTGCAGTCAGATTTGCTTAGCGCCTATGTGCTGGGTGTTCACAATGTCCTTTGCTTAACTGGAGACCATATTAGTCTTGGTGACCATAAAGGGTCCAAACAGGTTTTTGATTTAGATTCAGTGCAGTTAATCTCTGCGGTTAAAACTTTAACCCAGGGTAAAGACCTTGGCGGGACACAACTTGATGGAGGAGTAGAATTTTGTATTGGAGCAACTGCTACCCCAGAGGCTGACCGAATGGATTCCCAATTATTAAAATTCCGCAAAAAAATCAAAGCAGGTGCAGAATTTTTCCAGACGCAAGCCGTTTATAATATGGACATGCTTAAGAAATTTATGGAATATGCCAGACAATTTGATGTGAAGATATTAGCCGGTATTTTAGTCCTGACTGGCGTTGGTATGGCAAAATATCTTAATGCCAATGTTGCGGGCGTTACTGTTCCTCAAGAACTTATTGATGAAATGGCAAGCGTAGAAAAAGGTAAAGCACTCCAAAAAGGCATAGAAATTGCCGCCAGACAGATTAAACAAATAAAACAAGAAAATATCTGTTCAGGCATCCATATCATGGCTATTGGCAAGGAAGAGATTGTGCCAGAGATATTGGAAATGGCTTCTGTGTAA
- a CDS encoding GxxExxY protein: MNENELSNIVIGMAIKVHDALGPGLLESAYKECLAYKIAEQGLLVEKEKTLPLTFEQVKLECGYRVDLLVEKKLIIEVKSLEALTEIHLAQILTYLKLSNCKLGLLINFNVLRLKEGIKRVVNNL; the protein is encoded by the coding sequence ATGAACGAAAACGAACTTTCAAATATCGTTATTGGTATGGCTATAAAAGTTCATGATGCATTAGGTCCTGGATTGCTTGAATCAGCTTATAAAGAATGTTTAGCATACAAAATTGCGGAACAAGGATTATTGGTTGAAAAAGAAAAAACATTACCATTGACATTTGAACAGGTTAAACTTGAATGTGGTTATAGAGTAGATTTGTTGGTTGAAAAGAAATTAATCATAGAAGTTAAATCTCTTGAGGCATTAACAGAGATACATTTAGCTCAGATATTAACTTATTTAAAATTGTCAAATTGTAAATTAGGATTGCTTATAAATTTCAATGTATTAAGACTCAAGGAAGGAATTAAAAGGGTGGTGAACAACCTATAA
- a CDS encoding type II toxin-antitoxin system PemK/MazF family toxin, with protein sequence MSINRGEIWLVSLDPTIGAEIRKTRPVVVVSSDSVGMLPIRLVAPLTEWKDYFAQNVWHVKLMPDSINGLTKTSAVDTLQLRGVDTQRFVQKLGIISPVVMKSIVVAIAAVIEY encoded by the coding sequence ATGAGCATTAATCGTGGTGAGATTTGGTTAGTAAGTCTCGACCCAACCATTGGTGCGGAAATCCGAAAGACTCGTCCAGTTGTTGTTGTCAGTTCTGATTCCGTTGGTATGTTGCCCATTAGGTTGGTTGCTCCACTAACTGAGTGGAAGGATTACTTCGCACAAAATGTCTGGCATGTTAAACTGATGCCAGATAGCATAAACGGCTTAACAAAGACATCAGCTGTTGACACCTTACAACTACGTGGTGTTGATACTCAACGATTTGTTCAGAAACTGGGCATCATTTCCCCAGTAGTTATGAAATCAATTGTCGTAGCGATTGCCGCAGTGATTGAGTATTAG
- a CDS encoding PQQ-binding-like beta-propeller repeat protein: MKNISLAKKDNIFIQALSLSSLILFFLMEIILLNIDLKRIYQLKSGMITICEQSASKGAFYLLEGISRVNLIVNDFIKKSGFEIDNILIKTEDLKIEILLTKKIRLISGVIFGFSHQKINTRAVAYHQPMQKIWEFDTRSHIHSSPVIQEDILYCGVTSGFMYALDITTGRRLWSFDTSSGILYDKNGVAVEYENYKLNRGGCCIQSNPVISNNCLYFTVVNAENNPQRFTYLYRLDTMTGSPQGLSPTLISDGYGREDYIWCNSSPVIFKDTCYVGSVEGKLYAINIDSGKIIDNYSTSGSIISSPLIKDEIIYFGSNDGKLRALKILRSGKLELKWAYPWTGSLEPIRCKPTIFANKVYFTAGKYYIYAVDIQSEELSWAYDTSEINISHFDILSSPVIQVTFNGEKLIHFGTGEGVAICLKEDNNEVELKWRRNLGVKIESSPVISDGIIYYGVKSGQDKGCLFALSSLDGTILQKYYIKNNLRSTPTIHNQILYFGGCDFCIQAIKME, translated from the coding sequence GTGAAGAATATATCGTTGGCAAAAAAAGATAATATTTTTATCCAGGCACTATCTCTATCATCTTTAATTTTATTTTTCTTGATGGAAATTATACTCCTGAATATTGATTTAAAAAGAATCTATCAATTGAAATCAGGAATGATAACAATCTGTGAGCAGTCAGCCTCTAAAGGTGCTTTTTATCTTTTAGAAGGAATTTCCAGGGTAAATTTGATTGTAAATGATTTTATTAAAAAAAGTGGTTTTGAGATAGATAATATTTTGATTAAAACAGAAGATTTGAAGATAGAAATCCTTTTAACTAAAAAAATAAGGCTTATCTCTGGGGTAATATTCGGTTTTAGTCACCAAAAGATAAATACACGGGCTGTCGCCTATCATCAACCTATGCAAAAAATATGGGAATTTGATACCAGGTCTCATATTCATTCTTCGCCTGTTATCCAGGAGGATATTTTATATTGCGGAGTGACTTCAGGATTTATGTATGCACTTGATATAACGACGGGCAGAAGATTGTGGAGTTTCGATACATCTTCCGGCATCCTCTATGATAAAAATGGCGTGGCAGTAGAATATGAAAATTATAAACTTAATCGAGGTGGCTGTTGTATTCAATCTAATCCCGTAATAAGTAATAATTGCCTTTACTTCACTGTAGTTAATGCTGAAAACAATCCACAGAGATTTACCTATCTTTATAGATTAGATACTATGACTGGTTCTCCGCAAGGGCTTTCGCCTACCTTGATTAGCGATGGCTATGGTCGAGAAGATTATATCTGGTGTAATTCTTCTCCAGTGATTTTCAAAGATACTTGTTATGTAGGCAGTGTGGAGGGAAAACTTTATGCCATAAATATTGACAGCGGTAAGATAATTGATAATTATTCTACTTCTGGCTCGATTATTTCATCACCATTGATTAAAGATGAAATTATTTACTTTGGCTCAAATGACGGTAAATTAAGGGCACTTAAGATACTCAGATCAGGAAAATTGGAATTAAAATGGGCATATCCCTGGACAGGCTCTTTAGAACCAATTAGATGCAAACCAACTATATTTGCCAACAAGGTATATTTCACCGCTGGAAAATATTATATCTATGCGGTAGATATTCAATCTGAGGAATTATCCTGGGCTTATGATACATCAGAGATAAATATTAGCCATTTTGATATTCTTTCTTCGCCAGTAATTCAAGTAACTTTTAACGGAGAAAAACTTATCCACTTTGGCACTGGAGAAGGTGTTGCAATTTGCTTAAAAGAAGATAATAATGAAGTTGAACTGAAATGGAGACGAAATTTAGGAGTTAAAATAGAATCTTCCCCGGTTATCTCAGATGGGATAATTTATTATGGAGTCAAATCTGGTCAGGATAAAGGATGTTTATTTGCCTTAAGTTCGCTGGATGGCACTATCCTGCAAAAATATTACATTAAAAATAACCTTCGTTCAACGCCGACAATTCATAATCAGATTTTATATTTTGGTGGCTGTGATTTCTGTATTCAGGCAATTAAAATGGAATAA
- the rny gene encoding ribonuclease Y, giving the protein MEQGNIILPVLITGLLCAILGYLGRKYLEKVKTSSAEEISRQILAEAEEDAQRVKKEALLEAKDELYKEKTEFERETRNRRLELEKLETRLRQKEESLEQKLGKLERKEKENQNLQDILQQEKKEIERLKSNQIKQLESISGLTCDEAKKMLIQSIESEIRHEANKMIKEIEDDAKNTAEKKAKWIISQAIQRCAAEQVVETTVSVVALPSDEMKGRIIGREGRNIRTIENLTGVDLIIDDTPEAVILSGFDPIKREIAKISLERLITDGRIHPARIEEVIAKVEKDVEQSLKEEGEKATFDLGVHGFNKEMLYLLGKLKFRTSFGQNVLQHSIEVAQLAALMAAELNVDVPLVKRAGLLHDLGKSIDSTVEGSHASIGADLCRKYGESPEIIHAIAAHHGEVEPKTVEAVLIQAADAVSAARPGVRKESLENYIRRLEKLEQIATSFRGVEKSYAIQAGRELRVIVSSNEIDEAELFALGREIAKKIEEELEYPGQVKVTIIRETREVVYAK; this is encoded by the coding sequence GTGGAGCAAGGTAATATTATCTTACCTGTCCTTATTACAGGGCTTCTGTGTGCTATTTTGGGTTATCTGGGTCGTAAATATCTCGAAAAGGTTAAAACCTCTTCGGCTGAAGAAATAAGTAGACAGATACTTGCTGAGGCAGAAGAAGATGCGCAAAGAGTAAAAAAAGAAGCACTTCTTGAAGCAAAAGATGAGTTGTATAAGGAAAAGACTGAATTTGAACGGGAAACTCGAAACAGACGACTTGAACTTGAAAAATTAGAGACAAGACTTAGACAGAAAGAAGAAAGTTTAGAACAAAAATTGGGTAAATTAGAGAGAAAAGAAAAAGAAAACCAAAATCTACAAGATATACTTCAGCAGGAAAAAAAGGAAATAGAAAGGTTAAAATCAAACCAGATTAAACAATTAGAAAGTATTTCAGGATTAACTTGTGATGAAGCCAAAAAGATGTTGATTCAAAGTATTGAAAGCGAGATTAGACATGAAGCGAATAAAATGATAAAAGAGATAGAGGATGATGCAAAGAACACTGCGGAAAAGAAGGCTAAATGGATAATTTCTCAGGCTATTCAAAGATGCGCGGCTGAACAGGTAGTTGAAACTACAGTCTCTGTAGTTGCATTACCAAGTGATGAAATGAAAGGAAGAATAATTGGTCGCGAAGGACGGAATATAAGAACCATTGAGAATTTGACTGGTGTGGATTTGATTATTGATGATACGCCAGAAGCAGTTATACTCTCGGGCTTTGACCCCATAAAAAGGGAGATTGCTAAAATTTCATTAGAACGATTGATTACAGATGGAAGGATTCATCCCGCAAGAATTGAAGAGGTAATTGCAAAAGTAGAAAAGGATGTAGAACAATCACTAAAAGAGGAAGGCGAGAAGGCTACTTTTGATCTCGGTGTTCATGGATTTAACAAGGAAATGCTGTATTTACTGGGTAAATTGAAATTCCGTACCAGTTTTGGTCAAAATGTCTTACAACACAGTATCGAAGTTGCTCAATTAGCCGCTCTTATGGCCGCAGAACTAAATGTAGATGTCCCTTTAGTTAAACGAGCCGGATTACTCCATGACCTTGGCAAATCAATCGATTCTACCGTAGAAGGTTCACATGCTTCTATTGGCGCCGATTTATGCCGTAAATATGGTGAATCACCTGAAATAATACACGCTATCGCCGCTCATCATGGAGAGGTTGAACCAAAAACCGTAGAAGCAGTCTTAATTCAAGCCGCAGATGCTGTCTCGGCCGCAAGACCTGGTGTCCGAAAAGAAAGCCTGGAAAATTATATCCGCCGATTAGAAAAATTAGAACAAATTGCTACTTCTTTTCGTGGTGTAGAAAAATCTTACGCAATCCAGGCTGGTAGAGAACTACGGGTTATCGTCTCATCTAACGAAATAGATGAAGCAGAATTATTTGCTCTGGGAAGAGAAATTGCTAAAAAGATTGAAGAAGAATTAGAATATCCAGGTCAGGTTAAAGTAACCATAATTAGAGAAACCCGTGAAGTAGTTTATGCAAAATAA
- a CDS encoding TIGR00282 family metallophosphoesterase, with amino-acid sequence MRVLVIGDIVGKKGRQVIKALLPKIKQEYQIDLCVANGENLAGGFGLTQKTANEVFTAGVDVLTSGNHVWSKKEVYEIIENENILRPLNYPTGVPGRGYNLYKVQNDLLCVINLAGRVFIDELDCPFRVVLPEITKIREKTKNIIVDMHAEATSEKVAMGWYLDGRVSAVIGTHTHVQTADERILPEGTAYITDAGMTGPRDSIIGIKKEIVLKKFLTQIPLRFEVAKGIGQIGGVIVEIDTSTGKAKSIIRIQQFLEEEN; translated from the coding sequence TTGAGAGTTTTAGTTATAGGTGATATTGTCGGAAAAAAAGGAAGACAGGTAATTAAGGCATTATTACCTAAGATTAAACAAGAATATCAAATTGACCTCTGTGTAGCCAATGGTGAAAATCTTGCTGGCGGATTTGGATTAACTCAAAAAACAGCAAATGAAGTCTTTACTGCGGGCGTAGATGTTCTAACCAGTGGTAACCATGTCTGGAGTAAAAAAGAAGTCTATGAAATAATAGAAAATGAAAATATCTTAAGACCCCTTAATTATCCCACTGGAGTTCCCGGAAGAGGATATAATCTTTATAAAGTCCAAAATGACTTGTTATGTGTGATAAATTTAGCCGGAAGAGTTTTCATTGATGAATTAGATTGTCCATTCCGGGTCGTCCTACCTGAAATTACTAAAATAAGAGAAAAGACAAAAAACATAATTGTAGATATGCACGCTGAGGCTACTTCGGAAAAAGTAGCTATGGGCTGGTATTTAGACGGAAGGGTAAGTGCAGTCATTGGCACACATACCCATGTTCAAACCGCAGATGAAAGAATATTGCCTGAAGGAACCGCATATATTACTGATGCCGGAATGACTGGTCCTCGAGACTCAATTATTGGTATAAAAAAGGAAATAGTTTTAAAAAAATTCCTGACTCAAATACCATTAAGATTCGAAGTGGCTAAAGGTATAGGTCAAATTGGCGGCGTAATCGTTGAAATTGATACCTCTACGGGCAAAGCAAAAAGTATTATCAGAATACAACAATTTCTTGAGGAAGAAAATTAA